In Streptomyces sp. 71268, the DNA window ACCAGGTCACTCTCGTGCCGTTCGCCCATCACGGAGACGCCGGCGGGCTTGTTCACCACGAGGAACGCCGCGTCCTCCCGCACGATGGAACCCGTACGGTCCCGGATCTGGGTCCACTCGTTCATCTGCATCCATCTCAGGTCCCGGGCGCGGCGGTGCGCCAGCGCTCGCCCCATGCTCCCAAACCACCCGGCGGGCGCGAAATCCAGCCGACCACCGGGGCCCCGGGCGCTCCCACGGCCACGGGCCGCGCCCGGTCACGCCCGGCGCGGCCCGATCGGGTCCCGTACCCACTTCGCGGAAAGGCTCACGCCCTGCCGGAGGGGGCCGGGTACGGATCGCACGGGATCTCCATGGTCACCATGGTCGGCCCGCCGACCGGGCTGCTGACGGCCAGCACCCCGTCGAAGGCGCCGAGCCGCCGCTCGATGCCGGTCAGCCCCGAGCCGGCGGTGGTGTCCGCCCCGCCCCTGCCGTTGTCGGTCACCGCGATCCGCAGCGTGCCGTCCGCGTGGTGCACGTCCAGCCACACCCGCTCGGCCCGCGCGTGCTTGGCCGCGTTCGTCAGCACCTCGCTGATCGCGAAGTACGCCGCCGACTCCACCGGCTCCTCGAACCGCCCGGGCAGCTCCACGTCCACCTCCACCGGCATCGCCATCCGCAGCGCCAGCGCCCGCACCGCGTCGCCGAGGCCGCGCTCGGCCAGCACGGGCGGGTGGATGCCGCGCACCAGGTCGCGCAGCTCGGCCAGGGCCTCGGCCGAGTTCGCCCGGGCCATCGACAGCATCTTCTTCGCCTGCTGCGGGTCCTTCTCGATCAGCGCCTCGATGGTGCCCAGGCTCATGCCCATCGCCACCAGCCGGGCCTGCGCGCCGTCGTGCAGGTCGCGCTCGATGCGGCGCAGCTCGGCGGCCGAGGTGTCGACCGCGTCGTGCCGGGTCGCGGTCAGCCGCTCCACCCGGGCGGTGAGCGCCATCTGCGGGGTGGGCGCCAACAGGCCCCGGGCGATGAGGAAGTGGGCGCGCTGAAACACCGGGTTCACGAACAGGGCGAGCGCCACGAGGGCGATGCCGAGCAGCGCCGCGAGGTTCGCCGTGGACTGCGAGGAGACCGGGATGAAGGCGTACCACTCGTTGCCGCCCGAGTTGACGATCGGCCGCCACACGCCCGCCGCGAGCACCCATCCGTAGACGGCGTACGGGATGAGGACGAAGGAGAGCAGGGCGGTGACGAAGCCCGCCGTCATGTCGGTGAACAGCCACAGCAGGTCGCGCCAGGTCGCGGGGTCCTTGAGCAGCAGGGTGCACCGCTCGACCAGGCCGGTGAAGCCGGGGCGCAGGTCGGGCGGGAAGGGCCGGTAGGGCACGGGGATCGTCACCCCGGCCCAGTCGCCCGCGATCCGCCGCCGCCAGTTGGCGAAGCCGCGCACGGCGGCCAGCACGTACGGGGTCGTGATCAGGCCGATGCCCAGCAGGATGAAGACGATCGACAGCACCGTCAGGACGAACAGCGTGATCGAGCCCGCGAGGGTGATGAACATCAGCGCGAACCCCTGGGCGGACACGCGCAGCGCGTTGCGGACTCTCATGTGTGCTCTCCCCGTCGTGGGCCGTACCGCCCGTACCTCGGGCACTGTCCAGTCTGGCCGCCCGACCATTGTGCGGCACTGGCGCCGGACCCCGAGCCGGGGTGTACCTAGCACCACCCCGCCGACCTCGCCTTTTGCTTCGGGCCTTGGGTGCTTTGGCGGCTGGGGCGCGGACCTGGCGATTCCTAGGTTGAGGACGTGACTTACTCGGTCCTTACCTCAGGGGGAGAAACGCCATGAAGCAGAACCTCGCGGCCCGGCTCGGCGGGTGGAGTACCCGCCACCGCAAGACCGCGATCTTCGGCTGGTTGCTGTTCGTCGTGCTGCTCGCCGTCGCCGGCGGAGCGTCGGGCATGGTCGAGATGACCAAGTCGGAGGACGGCGCGGGCGATTCGGTCAAGGCCGAGAAGATCCTGGAGGACGCCGGCCTGACCACCCCCGCGGGCGAGATGGTGATGGTGCGCAGCGCCGAGCCGGACGGCTGGCGCGCCGTCGCCGACCAGCTCGCCGCCGACATCGAGAAGACCGGGGAGGTCGACGACGTCAAGGACCCGGTCCGCTCCGACAGCGGGCGCGAGGGCCTGATCAGCTTCGACATGAAGGGTGACGCCGACACCGCGGGCGACCGCGTCGACCCCGTCATGGACCTGGTGGACAAGGCGGCCAAGTCCCACAAGGAACTGGAGGTCTACCAGTTCGGCGAGGCCAGCTCCGCCACCTGGCTGGACACGGTGCTCGGCGACGACATGAAGA includes these proteins:
- a CDS encoding sensor histidine kinase; translation: MRVRNALRVSAQGFALMFITLAGSITLFVLTVLSIVFILLGIGLITTPYVLAAVRGFANWRRRIAGDWAGVTIPVPYRPFPPDLRPGFTGLVERCTLLLKDPATWRDLLWLFTDMTAGFVTALLSFVLIPYAVYGWVLAAGVWRPIVNSGGNEWYAFIPVSSQSTANLAALLGIALVALALFVNPVFQRAHFLIARGLLAPTPQMALTARVERLTATRHDAVDTSAAELRRIERDLHDGAQARLVAMGMSLGTIEALIEKDPQQAKKMLSMARANSAEALAELRDLVRGIHPPVLAERGLGDAVRALALRMAMPVEVDVELPGRFEEPVESAAYFAISEVLTNAAKHARAERVWLDVHHADGTLRIAVTDNGRGGADTTAGSGLTGIERRLGAFDGVLAVSSPVGGPTMVTMEIPCDPYPAPSGRA